The Bacteroides acidifaciens genome includes a region encoding these proteins:
- a CDS encoding tRNA1(Val) (adenine(37)-N6)-methyltransferase: protein MSNPYFQFKQFTVWHDKCAMKVGTDGVLLGAWASVQNAHKILDVGTGTGLVALMLAQRSLPDADIIALEIDEAAAGQARENVTRSPWKERVEVVQTDFRYYQSSDKFDVIVSNPPYFVDSLECPDQQRNAARHNDSLAYEELLEGVAGLLAEDGAFTIVIPADVADRVKMIAATKNLYAVRQLNVITKPGGIPKRTLITFTFSNQECVIEELLTELARHQYSEKYIALTREYYLNM, encoded by the coding sequence ATGTCAAATCCTTATTTTCAGTTTAAGCAGTTTACGGTGTGGCACGATAAGTGTGCTATGAAAGTGGGTACGGATGGGGTACTTTTGGGAGCATGGGCTTCTGTTCAGAATGCACATAAAATTTTGGATGTCGGGACGGGGACAGGATTGGTTGCTTTAATGTTGGCTCAACGCAGTTTGCCGGATGCGGATATTATAGCATTAGAAATAGATGAAGCCGCTGCCGGACAGGCTAGGGAAAACGTAACTCGTTCTCCTTGGAAGGAGCGGGTAGAGGTAGTGCAGACTGATTTCAGGTACTATCAATCTTCCGACAAATTTGACGTGATTGTTTCTAATCCCCCGTATTTTGTTGATTCATTAGAGTGTCCGGATCAACAGAGAAATGCAGCCCGACATAATGATTCTCTGGCCTACGAGGAATTGTTGGAAGGGGTAGCCGGATTATTGGCGGAAGATGGAGCTTTTACGATTGTGATTCCGGCGGATGTAGCTGATAGGGTGAAAATGATAGCTGCAACGAAGAATTTGTATGCAGTCCGGCAGCTAAATGTGATAACTAAGCCCGGTGGTATTCCCAAACGCACCTTGATTACTTTTACTTTTTCTAATCAGGAGTGTGTAATTGAAGAATTATTGACGGAATTAGCCCGTCATCAATATAGCGAGAAATATATAGCTTTGACGCGAGAGTATTATTTGAATATGTAA
- the tgt gene encoding tRNA guanosine(34) transglycosylase Tgt codes for MTFNLQYTDTKSNARAGLITTDHGQIQTPIFMPVGTLGTVKGVHQTELKEDIQAQIILGNTYHLYLRPGLEVIEKAGGLHRFNGFDRPMLTDSGGFQVFSLAGIRKLREEGAEFRSHIDGSKHIFTPEKVMDIERTIGADIMMAFDECPPGDSDYAYAKKSLGLTHRWLDRCIKRFNETEPKYGYNQSLFPIVQGCVYTDLRKQSAEFVASKGADGNAIGGLAVGEPVDKMYEMIEVVNEILPKDKPRYLMGVGTPVNILEGIERGVDMFDCVMPTRNGRNGMLFTKDGIINMRNKKWEMDFSPIEADGASSVDTLYTKAYLRHLFHAQELLAMQIASIHNLAFYLWLVGEARKHIIAGDFSTWKPMMVKRVSTRL; via the coding sequence ATGACATTTAACTTACAATATACAGACACTAAAAGTAATGCCCGTGCTGGTCTGATAACAACAGACCACGGGCAGATACAGACACCGATTTTCATGCCAGTAGGCACATTGGGCACTGTCAAGGGAGTACATCAAACGGAACTTAAAGAAGATATTCAGGCACAGATTATTCTGGGCAATACCTATCATCTCTATTTGCGCCCGGGACTGGAAGTGATTGAGAAAGCAGGCGGACTGCATCGCTTTAACGGCTTCGACCGCCCCATGCTGACCGACAGTGGTGGTTTCCAGGTATTCTCATTAGCTGGAATCCGAAAACTCCGAGAAGAAGGTGCCGAGTTCCGTTCACACATTGATGGCAGTAAGCACATTTTTACTCCGGAAAAAGTGATGGATATAGAACGTACGATTGGTGCTGATATCATGATGGCTTTCGACGAATGTCCTCCGGGAGATTCGGATTATGCATATGCCAAAAAGTCATTGGGGTTGACGCACAGATGGCTTGATCGCTGTATCAAACGTTTCAATGAGACTGAACCTAAATATGGCTACAACCAGTCCCTCTTCCCTATTGTTCAAGGGTGCGTCTATACTGATTTGCGAAAGCAATCGGCTGAGTTTGTCGCCTCTAAAGGAGCCGACGGAAATGCTATCGGCGGTTTGGCGGTAGGCGAACCGGTCGACAAGATGTATGAAATGATAGAGGTCGTCAATGAGATTCTTCCCAAAGACAAGCCTCGTTATCTGATGGGAGTCGGTACTCCCGTCAATATTCTTGAAGGTATCGAGCGCGGAGTGGATATGTTCGACTGCGTTATGCCGACACGAAACGGACGAAATGGCATGTTGTTCACCAAGGACGGCATTATCAATATGCGAAACAAGAAATGGGAAATGGACTTCTCTCCTATTGAAGCGGACGGAGCTTCCAGTGTAGACACATTATACACTAAAGCCTATTTACGCCATCTTTTCCACGCACAAGAACTATTGGCTATGCAAATCGCCTCTATACACAATCTTGCCTTCTATTTGTGGCTGGTAGGTGAAGCACGCAAGCATATCATTGCAGGAGATTTCTCGACCTGGAAACCGATGATGGTCAAAAGAGTATCAACTAGATTATAA
- the serB gene encoding phosphoserine phosphatase SerB, whose product MQPSNTELILIRVTGEDRPGLTSSVTEILAKYDATILDIGQADIHNTLSLGILFKSEERHSGFIMKELLFKASSLGVTIRFEPITTEKYENWVSMQGKNRYILTVLGRKLSARQISAATSVLAEQGMNIDAIKRLTGRIPLDECQTDARTRACIEFSVRGTPKDRIAMQESLMRLASELEMDFSFQQDNMYRRMRRLICFDMDSTLIETEVIDELAIRAGVGDEVKAITESAMRGEIDFTESFTRRVALLKGLDESVMQEIAENLPITEGVDRLMYVLKKYGYKIAILSGGFTYFGQHLQKKYGIDYVYANELEIIDGKLTGRYLGDVVDGKRKAELLRLIAQVEKVDIAQTIAVGDGANDLPMLGVAGLGIAFHAKPKVVANAKQSINTIGLDGVLYFLGFKDSYLNM is encoded by the coding sequence ATGCAACCATCAAATACTGAATTGATTCTGATTCGAGTTACCGGCGAAGATCGCCCGGGGCTGACCTCTTCCGTGACTGAAATACTAGCCAAATACGATGCTACTATCCTTGACATCGGTCAGGCGGATATTCATAATACATTGTCATTAGGTATTCTTTTCAAGAGCGAAGAAAGACATTCCGGTTTTATTATGAAGGAATTGTTGTTCAAAGCTTCTTCGCTGGGAGTTACCATCCGGTTCGAGCCGATTACTACAGAAAAATACGAGAATTGGGTGAGTATGCAAGGAAAGAACCGTTATATCCTGACCGTACTTGGGCGTAAACTTTCCGCTCGTCAGATATCGGCAGCAACCAGCGTATTAGCCGAACAAGGCATGAATATCGACGCAATCAAACGTCTGACAGGTCGTATTCCCCTGGACGAATGCCAAACAGATGCGCGCACACGTGCTTGCATTGAGTTCTCAGTAAGAGGTACTCCCAAAGACCGTATTGCCATGCAGGAAAGTTTGATGAGGTTAGCCAGCGAATTGGAAATGGACTTCTCTTTTCAACAAGATAACATGTACCGCCGCATGCGTCGCTTGATTTGTTTCGATATGGACTCTACATTGATTGAGACAGAAGTGATTGATGAACTGGCCATCCGTGCCGGTGTCGGTGACGAGGTAAAAGCCATCACAGAAAGCGCAATGCGTGGCGAAATAGACTTTACGGAAAGCTTTACCCGTCGTGTAGCCCTACTAAAAGGGTTGGACGAGTCTGTTATGCAAGAAATAGCAGAAAATTTGCCCATTACAGAGGGAGTGGACAGATTAATGTACGTACTGAAAAAATATGGTTACAAAATCGCTATCCTTTCCGGTGGATTTACTTATTTCGGTCAGCATTTGCAAAAGAAATATGGAATAGATTATGTATATGCCAACGAGCTGGAAATCATCGACGGAAAATTGACCGGACGTTACTTGGGAGATGTTGTAGACGGCAAACGAAAAGCCGAACTACTACGCTTGATCGCACAAGTGGAAAAAGTCGATATTGCACAGACCATTGCTGTAGGTGACGGTGCCAACGATCTCCCGATGCTGGGAGTTGCCGGCCTGGGAATTGCTTTTCATGCCAAGCCCAAGGTAGTGGCAAATGCCAAGCAATCTATCAATACCATCGGGCTCGACGGAGTGCTCTATTTCCTCGGATTCAAAGATTCTTATTTGAATATGTAA
- a CDS encoding sensor histidine kinase codes for MKRFAIRVILHILFIMLLSFGSCLLFQKQLWFSTTICILLLITTGVHLYRMQFKQINLLRRLTDGLRYNDMMQTFHPPFKNKIMNEWAEELSESLKDFRGKLLAEEIKHQYYENLLNKVDTAVLVADRAGHIEWMNQAAITHLGQISQLPEVLLNASAANDIPIIRIEQNSTVLEMAISYTKFAAQEKEQQIISLKNIHSVLERNEMEAWQKLIRVLTHEIMNSITPIISLSETLSERGIPKQLGEKEYSIILQAMQTIHRRSKGLLEFVENYRRLTRIPAPVRTKVSIAELCMDLQKLFPEEYIHFEIPSSEMNLYIDRAQIEQVLINLLKNAREACGKQSDKYIQVEIAISPAGNKILTVSDNGEGILPDVLDKIFVPFFTTKTTGSGIGLSLCKQIMTLHEGSINVKSELGKGSRFILTFPKYVNP; via the coding sequence ATGAAACGATTTGCAATCAGAGTGATTTTACATATCTTATTTATAATGCTGCTTTCGTTCGGAAGCTGTCTGCTGTTTCAAAAACAGTTATGGTTCAGCACCACTATCTGCATCCTACTGTTGATAACTACCGGTGTACACCTCTATCGTATGCAGTTTAAACAAATTAATTTGTTACGACGGCTGACAGACGGACTACGATATAATGACATGATGCAAACCTTCCACCCACCTTTCAAAAATAAAATAATGAATGAGTGGGCAGAAGAGCTTTCGGAAAGCCTGAAAGACTTCCGGGGAAAACTGCTGGCAGAGGAAATCAAGCATCAATATTACGAAAACTTATTGAACAAGGTAGACACAGCCGTACTTGTTGCCGACAGAGCCGGACATATAGAATGGATGAATCAGGCAGCCATCACCCATTTAGGGCAAATCTCACAATTACCGGAAGTATTACTGAATGCTTCTGCGGCTAATGATATTCCCATTATCCGTATCGAACAAAATAGCACTGTTCTGGAAATGGCTATTTCGTACACCAAGTTTGCGGCACAAGAAAAAGAACAACAAATAATCAGCTTGAAAAACATCCATTCCGTACTGGAACGAAATGAAATGGAAGCCTGGCAAAAACTGATACGTGTACTGACTCATGAAATCATGAATTCCATCACACCGATTATTTCTCTATCCGAAACACTTAGCGAGAGAGGAATACCCAAACAGCTTGGAGAAAAAGAATACTCCATCATCCTGCAAGCCATGCAAACTATTCACAGAAGAAGCAAAGGGTTATTAGAATTTGTAGAAAACTACCGTCGCCTGACACGAATCCCCGCTCCTGTCCGCACCAAAGTTTCTATCGCTGAACTGTGTATGGACTTGCAAAAGTTATTCCCGGAAGAATACATTCATTTTGAGATCCCTTCATCAGAAATGAACCTCTATATAGATCGGGCACAAATAGAACAAGTCCTCATTAATTTACTAAAAAATGCCCGCGAGGCATGTGGAAAGCAATCAGATAAATACATTCAAGTAGAAATAGCCATTTCCCCTGCCGGCAATAAGATTCTGACAGTATCCGACAATGGAGAGGGTATTCTACCAGATGTTTTGGATAAGATATTCGTGCCTTTCTTTACCACTAAAACTACAGGTTCGGGTATCGGACTCAGTTTATGTAAGCAAATTATGACTTTGCACGAAGGAAGTATCAATGTAAAATCAGAATTAGGCAAAGGAAGTAGATTCATTCTCACTTTTCCTAAATACGTTAATCCCTAA
- a CDS encoding thioredoxin-like domain-containing protein → MKYVKWIFVVLLICSLTAFVEKDKPTGGLSEGDVAPDFKIESTSEKQPSFKLGNLKGKYVLLSFWASYDAQSRMQNVSLSNALRSSHNVEMVSISFDEYQSIFKETVRKDQIVTPTCFVETEGEDSGLFKKYRLNRGFTNYLLDGNGVIIAKNISAADLSAYVEKIG, encoded by the coding sequence ATGAAGTATGTAAAGTGGATTTTTGTTGTATTACTAATTTGTTCCTTGACCGCTTTCGTTGAGAAAGACAAACCTACCGGAGGTTTGAGTGAGGGTGATGTGGCCCCGGATTTTAAAATCGAATCTACATCAGAAAAGCAACCATCCTTTAAATTGGGAAATCTGAAAGGGAAGTATGTGTTGCTGAGTTTTTGGGCAAGTTATGACGCGCAATCCCGGATGCAAAACGTAAGTTTGAGCAATGCGCTTCGTTCTTCTCATAATGTGGAAATGGTTTCTATCTCATTTGACGAATATCAGTCAATTTTTAAGGAAACCGTTCGTAAGGATCAAATAGTTACGCCCACTTGTTTCGTGGAAACAGAAGGCGAGGATTCCGGGTTATTTAAGAAATACCGTTTGAATCGGGGATTCACTAACTATTTATTGGATGGAAATGGTGTAATTATAGCCAAAAACATCTCTGCTGCAGATCTTTCTGCTTATGTGGAAAAGATTGGTTGA
- a CDS encoding sigma-54-dependent transcriptional regulator: MEEASKLGKILIVDDNEDVLFALNLLLEPYAEKIKVATTPDRIEHFMTTFQPDLILLDMNFSRDAISGQEGFESLEQILQIDPQAIVIFMTAYADTNKAVRAIKAGATDFIPKPWEKEKLLATLTSGMRLRQSQREVNILKEQVEVLSGQSTSEGVIIGESPAMQEVFTTINKLSCTDANILILGENGTGKDVIAHFLYRCSPRYGKPFVTIDLGSIPEQLFESELFGFEKGAFTDAKKSKAGRMEVATNGTLFLDEIGNLSLPMQSKLLTAIEKRQINRLGSTQAVPIDVRLICATNADIRQLVDEGNFRQDLLYRINTIEIHIPPLRERGNDIILLAEYFLQRYARKYKKDMRGLTREAKNKLLKYAWPGNVRELQHTIERAVILGDSSLLKPENFLFHAAPKQRKEEETTLNLEQLERQTIEKAMKLSEGNISRAAEYLGITRFALYRKLEKLGL; encoded by the coding sequence ATGGAAGAAGCAAGCAAATTGGGGAAAATACTCATAGTAGACGATAACGAAGATGTCCTTTTCGCTCTAAACCTTTTATTGGAACCTTATGCGGAGAAAATAAAGGTAGCCACCACCCCTGACCGCATCGAACATTTCATGACCACCTTTCAACCCGATCTTATCTTATTGGATATGAATTTTAGTCGTGATGCTATTAGTGGCCAGGAAGGATTTGAGAGTTTGGAACAAATACTGCAAATCGACCCTCAGGCTATTGTTATCTTTATGACCGCCTATGCAGACACAAACAAAGCAGTGCGGGCTATCAAGGCCGGCGCAACAGATTTTATTCCCAAGCCATGGGAAAAAGAAAAACTACTGGCCACACTCACTTCCGGAATGCGACTGCGCCAGTCACAGCGGGAAGTGAACATCTTAAAAGAGCAAGTAGAAGTACTTAGCGGTCAAAGCACTTCGGAAGGAGTCATCATCGGAGAATCTCCTGCTATGCAGGAAGTTTTCACTACAATAAATAAACTAAGTTGTACGGATGCCAATATTCTGATTTTAGGGGAAAACGGAACAGGAAAAGATGTGATTGCCCACTTCTTATATCGCTGCTCCCCCCGGTACGGCAAACCTTTTGTCACCATTGACTTGGGAAGTATCCCCGAACAATTGTTCGAAAGCGAACTATTCGGATTTGAAAAAGGGGCTTTCACCGATGCAAAAAAGTCAAAAGCCGGACGAATGGAAGTTGCTACCAACGGAACTCTGTTTTTGGATGAAATCGGCAATCTTTCACTTCCCATGCAATCGAAGTTATTGACTGCTATCGAAAAGCGACAAATCAACCGTTTAGGCAGCACACAAGCCGTCCCTATTGACGTCCGCCTGATTTGCGCCACAAATGCGGATATTCGCCAATTAGTGGATGAAGGAAACTTCCGGCAGGATTTGCTCTATCGCATCAATACTATCGAGATACATATTCCACCACTCCGTGAACGTGGAAATGATATTATTCTGCTAGCTGAGTATTTCCTGCAACGGTATGCACGTAAATACAAAAAGGATATGCGCGGTCTGACCCGGGAAGCCAAAAATAAACTATTAAAGTATGCCTGGCCCGGAAATGTGCGTGAATTGCAGCATACAATAGAACGCGCTGTGATATTAGGAGACAGCTCTTTATTAAAACCTGAAAACTTTCTTTTCCATGCTGCTCCCAAACAAAGGAAGGAAGAAGAAACCACATTAAATTTGGAACAACTGGAACGCCAAACCATTGAGAAAGCAATGAAACTTAGTGAGGGAAATATTTCTCGTGCCGCCGAATACCTGGGCATAACCCGTTTTGCCCTATATCGTAAACTTGAAAAACTAGGCTTATGA
- the lon gene encoding endopeptidase La encodes MKERYLLEDVSDNNGFSLITDYDGSDENAFNVNIKSGEILPVLPLRNMVLFPGVFLPITVGRKSSLKLIHDAEKKHKDIAVVCQRSAHTEDPKLEDLHNIGTVGRIVRVLEMPDQTTTVIIQGMKRLSLKSITDTHPYLKGEIELLEEEIPSNNDKEFQALVETCKDLTMRYIKSSDTMHQDSAFAIKNINNSMFLVNFICSNLPFKKDEKIDLLSINSLRERTYRLLEILNREVQLAEIKASIQMRAREDIDQQQREYFLQQQIKTIQDELGGGGQEQEIEEMRQKAEKMHWNAEVRETFMKELAKLERTHPQSPDYSVQLNYLQTMLNLPWGVYTTDNLNLKNAEKTLNKDHYGLEKVKERILEHLAVLKLKDDMKSPIICLYGPPGVGKTSLGKSIASALKRKYVRMSLGGVHDEAEIRGHRKTYIGAMPGRIIKSLIKAGASNPVFILDEIDKVSADRQGDPSSALLEVLDPEQNTSFHDNFLDVDYDLSKILFIATANNLNTIPGPLLDRMELIEVSGYITEEKIEIARKHLVPKELEANGLKKTDIKLPKDTLEAIIESYTRESGVRELEKKIGKILRKSARQYATDGYFAKTEIKPADLYDFLGAPEYTRDKYQGNEYAGVVTGLAWTAVGGEILFVETSLSRGKGGRLTLTGNLGDVMKESAMLALEYIKAHASILNLDEEIFDNWNIHIHVPEGAIPKDGPSAGITMATSLASALTQRKVKANLAMTGEITLRGKVLPVGGIKEKILAAKRAGIKEIIMSAENKKNIDEIQDLYLKGLTFHYVNDIKEVFAIALTNEKVADAIDLSVKKASQE; translated from the coding sequence ATGAAAGAAAGATACTTATTGGAAGATGTAAGCGATAACAACGGTTTCTCGTTAATTACTGATTATGATGGTAGCGATGAGAACGCATTCAATGTAAATATTAAATCTGGTGAAATTCTTCCGGTTCTTCCCCTTCGTAATATGGTGTTGTTTCCCGGAGTATTCCTGCCTATTACGGTAGGTCGCAAATCTTCTCTGAAACTCATACATGATGCCGAGAAAAAACATAAGGATATCGCGGTAGTATGTCAGAGGTCAGCACATACGGAAGACCCTAAACTGGAAGATTTACACAACATTGGTACTGTAGGACGTATTGTGCGTGTATTGGAAATGCCCGATCAGACAACCACCGTCATTATCCAGGGAATGAAACGGTTAAGTCTGAAAAGCATTACCGATACCCATCCATATTTGAAAGGCGAAATAGAACTCTTGGAAGAGGAAATACCGAGCAACAATGACAAGGAATTCCAAGCCTTGGTAGAAACGTGTAAGGATTTGACGATGCGTTATATCAAATCATCGGATACAATGCACCAAGACTCGGCATTTGCAATTAAGAATATCAACAACTCGATGTTTCTGGTTAACTTTATCTGCTCAAATCTGCCATTCAAGAAAGATGAGAAAATTGATTTACTGAGCATCAATTCTTTACGTGAACGTACTTATCGTTTATTGGAAATCTTGAACCGCGAAGTACAGTTGGCTGAAATCAAGGCATCCATCCAAATGCGGGCACGTGAAGACATCGATCAGCAACAACGTGAATACTTCCTGCAGCAACAAATTAAAACTATCCAGGACGAATTAGGTGGCGGTGGTCAGGAGCAGGAAATAGAAGAAATGCGCCAGAAAGCAGAAAAAATGCACTGGAACGCAGAAGTCAGAGAGACTTTCATGAAGGAGCTGGCGAAACTGGAACGTACTCATCCGCAATCACCGGATTACAGCGTACAACTGAATTATCTGCAAACAATGCTTAACCTCCCGTGGGGCGTTTATACAACTGATAACTTGAATCTCAAAAATGCAGAAAAGACGTTGAATAAAGACCACTACGGATTGGAGAAAGTAAAAGAACGCATTTTGGAGCATTTGGCGGTATTGAAATTAAAGGATGACATGAAATCACCGATTATCTGCCTATACGGTCCTCCGGGAGTTGGTAAAACATCTCTTGGAAAATCTATCGCGTCTGCACTCAAACGCAAATATGTACGTATGTCTTTAGGCGGTGTACATGATGAGGCAGAAATCCGTGGTCATCGCAAAACATATATAGGCGCTATGCCGGGACGAATCATCAAGAGCTTGATAAAAGCAGGTGCCTCCAATCCGGTGTTTATCTTGGACGAAATAGACAAGGTCAGCGCAGACCGCCAAGGAGATCCTTCTTCTGCATTATTGGAAGTGCTTGACCCGGAACAGAATACCTCTTTCCATGATAACTTTTTGGATGTGGATTATGACCTTTCAAAGATATTGTTTATCGCAACAGCCAATAATCTGAATACAATCCCCGGTCCATTGCTCGACCGTATGGAATTGATTGAAGTAAGCGGATATATTACAGAAGAGAAGATTGAGATTGCCCGCAAACATTTAGTTCCCAAAGAACTTGAAGCCAACGGGCTTAAAAAGACAGATATTAAACTTCCCAAAGATACATTGGAAGCTATTATCGAATCATACACCCGCGAAAGTGGCGTTCGTGAACTGGAAAAGAAAATCGGCAAGATTCTCCGCAAATCAGCCCGTCAATACGCAACCGACGGTTATTTTGCCAAGACAGAAATCAAGCCTGCCGATTTGTACGATTTCCTGGGAGCACCGGAATATACACGTGACAAGTATCAGGGAAATGAATATGCCGGCGTAGTTACCGGATTGGCGTGGACAGCTGTAGGCGGTGAAATCCTTTTTGTCGAAACCAGCCTAAGCCGTGGCAAAGGCGGACGCCTTACCTTGACCGGTAACCTGGGAGATGTAATGAAAGAATCTGCTATGCTGGCGCTCGAATACATCAAAGCCCATGCTTCTATCTTGAATTTGGATGAAGAGATTTTTGACAACTGGAATATTCATATCCACGTACCCGAAGGGGCAATCCCCAAAGACGGTCCATCCGCAGGTATCACTATGGCTACTTCTTTGGCATCTGCCTTGACGCAACGAAAAGTGAAAGCAAATCTTGCCATGACAGGAGAAATCACCCTTCGCGGCAAAGTACTTCCGGTCGGTGGCATCAAGGAAAAGATTCTGGCTGCCAAACGTGCCGGAATCAAAGAAATCATCATGAGTGCCGAAAACAAAAAGAACATAGACGAAATTCAAGATCTCTATTTGAAGGGATTGACTTTCCACTATGTAAACGACATAAAAGAAGTATTCGCCATCGCGCTGACAAATGAAAAAGTTGCGGACGCCATTGATTTATCTGTAAAGAAAGCTAGCCAAGAATGA
- a CDS encoding LptF/LptG family permease — protein MKSNRFIKRLDWYIIKKFLGTYVFAIALIISIAVVFDFNEKMDKLMEHEAPWSKIILEYYMNFIPYFSNLFSPLFVFIAVIFFTSKLAENSEIIAMFSTGMSFKRMMRPYMISAAIIALTTFMLSSYVIPKGSVTRLNFEDRYIKPKKQNTARNVQLEVDNGVIAYIDNYNNAMKTGNRFSLDKFVDKKLVSHLTARRITYDTTTVHKWTIHDYMIRELDGLKEKITKGDKIDSIINMEPSDFLIMKNQQEMLTSPQLSDYIEKQKRRGFANIKEFEIEYHKRIAMSFASFILTIIGVSLSSRKTKGGMGLHLGIGLGLSFSYILFQTITSTFAVNGNVPPAIAVWIPNILYAGIAFFLYQKAPK, from the coding sequence ATGAAAAGCAATCGATTTATAAAACGACTGGATTGGTATATCATCAAGAAATTCTTGGGGACATACGTATTTGCTATTGCATTAATCATTTCTATCGCAGTGGTATTCGACTTCAACGAGAAGATGGATAAACTGATGGAACACGAAGCTCCGTGGAGTAAAATCATTCTTGAATACTACATGAACTTTATTCCTTATTTCTCCAACCTGTTCAGTCCGTTGTTTGTATTCATTGCTGTCATTTTCTTTACTTCCAAACTTGCAGAGAACTCTGAAATTATTGCTATGTTCTCTACCGGTATGAGCTTCAAGAGAATGATGCGCCCATACATGATTTCTGCCGCCATCATTGCATTAACAACCTTTATGTTAAGCTCATACGTAATTCCTAAAGGAAGCGTGACGCGTCTGAATTTTGAAGACAGGTATATCAAGCCTAAAAAACAAAATACAGCGCGCAACGTGCAGTTGGAAGTTGACAATGGAGTCATAGCCTATATAGACAACTATAACAATGCTATGAAAACAGGAAACCGCTTTTCCCTGGATAAATTTGTCGACAAGAAACTCGTTTCCCACTTAACCGCACGCCGCATTACTTATGACACGACTACCGTTCATAAATGGACTATTCATGATTATATGATACGCGAACTGGACGGACTAAAGGAGAAAATCACCAAGGGGGATAAAATTGACTCTATAATCAATATGGAGCCTTCCGACTTCCTCATTATGAAGAATCAACAGGAAATGTTGACCAGTCCCCAGTTAAGTGATTATATTGAAAAACAGAAACGAAGAGGATTTGCCAATATCAAAGAATTTGAGATTGAATATCATAAGCGGATTGCCATGTCATTCGCCTCTTTCATCCTGACAATCATCGGAGTATCCCTTTCGTCACGAAAAACGAAAGGCGGTATGGGACTTCACTTAGGAATCGGATTAGGGTTAAGTTTCTCTTATATCCTGTTCCAGACCATCACCTCAACCTTTGCCGTTAATGGGAATGTACCTCCTGCTATTGCAGTCTGGATTCCGAACATCCTCTATGCAGGCATTGCTTTCTTCTTATACCAAAAAGCACCTAAATAA